The following proteins are co-located in the candidate division WOR-3 bacterium genome:
- a CDS encoding L,D-transpeptidase, translating to MKPFPLLQSICLILLAALLISWSELLLPFRESLCIDVVKLARELYEARKEIDKHQKIMPKLTFEIEELSRTAGELAGKFASAFSNDLYVAINIPANRLYLRRGRQLLHEAAISTGTSDTLKHGSRKWIFETPRGILTVRRKKEKPVWVKPDWAFLEKGEPVPPLDSPLRIQRGMLGDYLLDLGGGIAIHGTPYENLLGQSVTHGCIRVGKEDLKVLYDSVPVGTRVYIY from the coding sequence ATGAAGCCGTTTCCGCTCCTGCAATCAATCTGCCTTATTCTTCTCGCAGCACTTCTCATCAGCTGGTCTGAGTTGCTGCTGCCGTTCCGGGAAAGCCTGTGCATCGACGTCGTGAAGCTCGCAAGAGAACTCTACGAGGCACGCAAGGAAATAGACAAACACCAGAAAATAATGCCGAAGTTGACGTTCGAAATCGAGGAACTGTCACGGACAGCAGGTGAACTTGCTGGCAAGTTCGCAAGCGCGTTCTCCAACGACCTGTACGTCGCCATCAACATCCCGGCCAACCGGCTGTACCTGCGCCGCGGAAGGCAGCTTCTCCACGAAGCTGCCATCTCTACCGGCACGAGCGACACGCTGAAGCACGGTTCGCGGAAGTGGATATTTGAAACACCGCGCGGCATTCTCACCGTACGGCGCAAGAAGGAAAAGCCGGTGTGGGTGAAGCCGGATTGGGCGTTTCTGGAAAAAGGTGAGCCGGTTCCACCGCTTGATTCGCCCTTGCGGATTCAACGTGGAATGCTCGGCGACTATCTGCTTGACCTCGGCGGTGGCATTGCAATTCACGGCACGCCGTATGAAAACCTTCTGGGCCAGAGCGTGACCCACGGCTGCATCCGGGTAGGCAAAGAAGACCTCA